The window ATTGTCCATAGAGGAAGCAGGGAAAATATATTCTAAGCAGCTCGGCATAAGGCTAATATACAAACGTTTCGGCGATGAAATAAAGCTGGTCTATCAACCTGACTATATACATTCCATAGATGCTGTATCAGGTAATACAGTAAAAGCAGAGGATATGGGGCCATTGAGGGGAATGGGGGCAGGCGGAGACGAACAATATGCCGCCATGAAAAAAACCGAATTAACCCCGGAAGAAGAAAAAGAACTCTCAGAATTGGAGGGCCTTATTACTGAAAACGATGCAGTCAGAATACTTCAAAACAAATTTCCCTTCCTTAAAGGCATGACATTGGACAATTCTAACATGAACAGCAATAAAGACAAAAGGTACTGGTACATCTCATTTACAAGTGACGAGAGCAAAGAGGTTGCGGAGGGGACAATCACCTACGCATATTTCACCTTAAATGCAAAGACAGGTGAGATATCAAGTTTTAACATCCGCAGGAAAACATTTGTGGATTCTGCAAAGGATATAGGCCAAGATAAGGCAATACAGATTGCCAATGATTTTATAAAGCAGGAACAGCCCGAAAGGTTTAAGAATACCGTTTTGGACACAAAAAACATAGTGCAGGACTACAGGGGGAACTACCAGATACATTATGACAGGGTTGTAGACGGCATAGCCTTCCCCGACAATGGTTTTAATATAACCGTGGACAAAAACGACGGCATGGTAATTCAGTATCAGATGTCATGGGAAGACCATGAGTTTCCCAAACCGGATAAAATATTGACCACTGAAGACGCCAATAACGTGGCATTAAAAAATATTGGCCTTAAACTGCAGTATTCCTTTAAGCTCAATCAGGATTATGCCATAAAATTCCAGAAGGAAAATGAGCAACAGGTCCTCTTAATATACCGTCTGGATATCCAATACCCCTATGGTTACATATATGTGGATGCATACTCGGGCAGCCTTCTGGATAGAAATGGAAAACCCATACAGAAAAATTCACCTTTGACAGATATAGAGGACAGCCCTTATAAAGAAGACATTGAGATACTTTATGGCAAGGGGGCCATTACAGGTGACAGCTTTAAACCAAAAGAGAATATCACACAAAAGGATTTCCTCTCAATGCTTGTCAAGGCCATGGATATGGGCGGATATATGGAGATTGAGAACCTGCCCGGGGGCTATGAGGATATCTATACAGCTGCTATCCAGAACAGGATAATAGATAAAAACGAGATAGACCCCGATAAGGTCCTCACGGTAGATGATGGAGTGAGGTATGCAGTAAGGTCACTCATGCTGGGGGACATAGCAGAACTAAACGTATACAACGGAAATGGATATCTTCTGCTGGCCAAAGGGCTCCATATCCTTGATGGGTCAGAGGACGGTCAGCTTACAAAGGGAATGGCAGCACACATCATAGTAAACACCATGAGGGTGATGGTCACCTGGTAACACGTAAAGTACGGTAAAATGTAACTATTATCTGAATACTATTATTATGGATGAGAGGAGGGATAAATTTTGATTTCTGAGCAAAAGAAAAAAGTCATCTTGATGATTGACGATGTCCTGAAAAATCAAAACGTTATATGGGCTTTTACGGGAAGTGCAAGTTTTGTCATACAAGGGATGCAGATGCCTGTGCATGATATAGATATCCAAACCGATAAAGACGGTGCATATAAAATTGAAAAATTGTTTTCTGAATACATCGTGGCCCCCGTACAATTTTGTGGCACTGAATCCATTAGATCGCATTTTGGAAAACTTATGATTTCAAATGAAAAAGTTGAACTGATGGGAGATATTCAAAAACGATTACCCTCTGGCGAATGGGAAAATCCGATTTCATTAAAAGAGCTTATAAAGTATATCGATTTTGAGGGGCATAGTATACCTGTCTTATCTTTGGAGTATGAATATCACGCATACAAAATATTGGGCAGATATGATAAAGCTGACCAACTACTGGCATTTATAAAAAATTCGTCATATAAATCCCAGTAACATTTTTATTCGTTCCTCTACAAATTTTATTGTCTCATTATCTGCCCTTCCAAGCCTCTTTATTAGTCTATTAGTAGAAATTGAGCATATATCCTCCGTCTTAATGAAACTCTTCTCTGTTAAAAAATCACATACCAGTTCCACATAGCTTGGTATACCCTTATCCTTGCTTGTTATGGGAACAATTATAACCATTTCAGCTAAGCTATGGTTATATAGGTCATCAGATACGATAAGCGCCGGTCTGACACCTGCCTGTTTATGGCCTATAATCAGGTTTGAATCTACATAATAGTATACAACTTTCGTGTACCATTAGAATCAACAATCCTGACTAC of the Calorimonas adulescens genome contains:
- a CDS encoding YcdB/YcdC domain-containing protein yields the protein MKKSFAMALVLLFLVVTAVPRPGLAAEPKITLEEAIQKVKTLFDTSVYKNFTSSYNTYDNHSYWELNWDGKPGGLDVRIDAATGDIVSIYQFRNDDTIKGHSRLPSVKYEDAKKSAIGFLKKVAPDKYTSLHLDEGEVDKYNPYSYDFNFIRQIEGIDFPSNSATVRINSQNGIVESYDLNWEEYNFPDPSKILSIEEAGKIYSKQLGIRLIYKRFGDEIKLVYQPDYIHSIDAVSGNTVKAEDMGPLRGMGAGGDEQYAAMKKTELTPEEEKELSELEGLITENDAVRILQNKFPFLKGMTLDNSNMNSNKDKRYWYISFTSDESKEVAEGTITYAYFTLNAKTGEISSFNIRRKTFVDSAKDIGQDKAIQIANDFIKQEQPERFKNTVLDTKNIVQDYRGNYQIHYDRVVDGIAFPDNGFNITVDKNDGMVIQYQMSWEDHEFPKPDKILTTEDANNVALKNIGLKLQYSFKLNQDYAIKFQKENEQQVLLIYRLDIQYPYGYIYVDAYSGSLLDRNGKPIQKNSPLTDIEDSPYKEDIEILYGKGAITGDSFKPKENITQKDFLSMLVKAMDMGGYMEIENLPGGYEDIYTAAIQNRIIDKNEIDPDKVLTVDDGVRYAVRSLMLGDIAELNVYNGNGYLLLAKGLHILDGSEDGQLTKGMAAHIIVNTMRVMVTW
- a CDS encoding nucleotidyltransferase domain-containing protein produces the protein MISEQKKKVILMIDDVLKNQNVIWAFTGSASFVIQGMQMPVHDIDIQTDKDGAYKIEKLFSEYIVAPVQFCGTESIRSHFGKLMISNEKVELMGDIQKRLPSGEWENPISLKELIKYIDFEGHSIPVLSLEYEYHAYKILGRYDKADQLLAFIKNSSYKSQ